In Zonotrichia leucophrys gambelii isolate GWCS_2022_RI chromosome 6, RI_Zleu_2.0, whole genome shotgun sequence, one genomic interval encodes:
- the LOC135449982 gene encoding uncharacterized protein LOC135449982 — protein MAMEPRTPVCPNSCLGNRTPEWCLSQGTPRLPRHHGRYSSRVLLLLGLLPSRYPPGSSACQYLTPSPLSASPTERFPLQVTLVKVPGLSFPSLGAAWELPSVPRLPLSSGPIQLQTGSHQLVPVTTTRQGVPGTLGQVVHLPSVVHLPQLVQLPLGAAVCPPAYGWVQQVVMGTLLPNQPRAVVQEEALYPLGSSVFHIHHQPALALPAGTTTMEPEEVVTTDLPGEEPAATTEAIPEQAGDSTNSHLFGWPDTAVSEDTDLNSPNSSTLDALLEELSEYLEDSGCLDKQAELAQQGDNEDTILAANVPSLTAEDLDEFIEFCECLLEDDHPKEPVMEAQQRNSQDAIPSISAIPNLLPCASPPTASQPHSPHMAQVEEEALQRQPQSVITIHVNPKTRELAAARPRAPQQAAPPRAKRPSRRSTAPPARKRRRR, from the exons ATGGCAATGGAACCCCGGACCCCTGTTTGCCCCAACAGTTGCCTTGGCAACAGAACCCCCGAGTGGTGTTTGTCCCAAGGAacccccaggctgcccaggcaccATGGCAGGTACAGCAGCAGggtcctgctcctcctggggctcctgccCTCCAGGTAccccccaggcagctctgcctgccagtATCTCACCCCATCACCCCTCTCTGCTTCCCCCACAGAGAGGTTCCCTCTCCAGGTGACACTGGTGAAGGTGCCTGGCCTGagcttcccttccctgggagctgcctgggagctgccttctgtccccaggctgccactGTCCTCTGGGCCTATCCAGCTCCAAACTGGCTCCCACCAGCTGGTCCCAGTCACCACCACCAGGCAGGGGGTcccagggacactggggcaggTAGTCCATCTTCCCTCTGTGGTGCATCTTCCCCAGCTGGTGCAGCTGCCCCTCGGGGCTGCTGTTTGTCCCCCTGCCTATGGCTGGGTACAGCAGGTGGTGATGGGGACTTTGCTGCCCAACCAGCCAAGAGCTGTGGTGCAGGAAGAGGCCCTTTACCCCTTAGGCTCTAGTGTGTTCCACATCCACCATCAACCTGCCCTGGCTCTACCAGCTGGCACAACTACGATGGAGCCTGAAG AAGTGGTGACCACGGATCTGCCTGGAGAGGAACCAGCAGCCACCACAGAGGCCATTCCTgagcaggcaggggacagcacCAACAGCCATCTGTTTGGCTGGCCTGACACCGCGGTGAGCGAGGACACCGACCTCAACAGCCCCAACAGCTCCACCTTGGATGCTCTCCTGGAAGAGCTCTCTGAGTACCTGGAGGACAGTGGCTGCCTTGACAAGCAAGCAGAGTTGGCACAGCAAGGGGACAACGAGGACACCATCTTGGCTGCCAATGTCCCCAGCCTGACAGCTGAGGACCTCGATGAGTTCATTGAATTCTGTGAATGCCTGCTGGAGGATGACCATCCCAAGGAGCCGGTGATGGAGGCACAGCAAAGGAACAGCCAGGATGCCATCCCTTCCATCTCTGCCATCCCCAACCtgctcccctgtgccagcccaccCACTGCCTCCCAGCCTCACTCACCCCACATGGCCCaggtggaggaggaggcactgcagaggcagccacagagTGTCATCACCATCCATGTGAACCCCAAAACaagggagctggcagcagccaggccaaGAGCCCCGCAGCAGGCAGCACCCCCACGAGCTAAGAGACCTTCCCGCAGAAGCACGGCCCCGCCAGCCAGGAAGAGGCGGCGGCGGTGA